In Amycolatopsis sp. FBCC-B4732, the genomic stretch TCGCGGTGCTGAGCCCCTGCGCGTTCGGCGTCGAGGACGGGCTGACCGCGTTCGACCTCGCCGACGCGGAGGTCAAGCGGCAGGCGCTCGCGGTGTCGGCGCGGACGATCGTGCTCGCCGACAGCGCGAAGTGGGGCCGGGCCGCGCTCGCCCACGTCTGCCCCGCCGAGCGCCCGGACGTCGTGATCACCGACCCGGGCGCCCCCGAAGCCCAGCGCGCGGCGCTGACCGAACGCGGCGTGCTGGTGCACGTCGCCGTCCCCACCACCACGGAGAGCCGATGACGACCGCCCCGCCCCGCCCGCGCGCCGCCCGGTTCGCGACCTTCATGTTCTTCGGCCTCAACGGGTTCGGGATGGGCATGTGGGTGGTGCACATCCCGAACGTCGAGCGCGCGACCGGCATTTCGCACACCACGCTGGGCGCGTTGCTGCTCGTGCTCGGCGGCGCCGCGTTCGCGGGCATGCAGGTGGCAGGCCCGCTCGTCGACCGCCTCGGCCACCGGCGGCTCGTGCCCGCCGCGGGGGTGTTCCTCGGCCTCGCGCTGTGCGCGCCCGGCTTCGCGGATTCCTGGTGGACGCTGGGTCTCGGCCTCGTGCTGTTCGGCTTCGGCAACGGCGCCATCGACGTCGGCATGAACGCGCACGCGGTCGTCGTCGAGCGGGCCTACCCGCGCCCGATCATGGCGGCGTTCCACGCGATGTGGTCGATCGGCGGCGCGATCGCCGCGGTCATCGGCGCCGCGACGCTCGGCGCGGGCGTGCCCACCGGCGTCACGCTCACCGGCACCGGCCTGCTGTGCGTGCTGCTTTCCCTGGTGTCCGCGCGGTTCCTGATGGAGCCGTCCGACGCGCCTTCGGCCGTTTCGGAGGAGCCGGAAGCGGCGCCGGCCCGCCGCCGCGCCCCGGGTCGCGTGGTGTGGCTGCTCGGCCTGCTGGCGCTCGCGCTCATGCTGTCCGAGGGCGTGGCGAACGACTGGGCCGCGCTGCACATGGAAAAGGTGCTCGGCACGTCGGCGTCGACCGCGGCGTTCGCGTACGGCGCCTTCGCGGTGGCCATGACGACCGGCCGCTTCCTCACCGACCGCGTCGCGGCCTGGGCGGGCCCGGCGGCGATCGTCCGCTACGGCGCCGCGCTCGCCGCGGTCGGCCTCACGATCGCCGCGGCGGCCCCGTGGGTCCCGGTGTCCCTGGTCGGCTGGGCACTGTTCGGCCTCGGCCTCTCGGGCGGCGTCCCGCAGCTGTTCACGGCGGCGGGCAACCTGGACACTCGCGCGTCGGGCGCCCTGATGGCCCGCGTGGTCGGCCTCGGCTACGTCGGCCTGCTGGCCGGCCCGGCGGTGATCGGCGGCCTGACCCACTG encodes the following:
- a CDS encoding MFS transporter; the encoded protein is MTTAPPRPRAARFATFMFFGLNGFGMGMWVVHIPNVERATGISHTTLGALLLVLGGAAFAGMQVAGPLVDRLGHRRLVPAAGVFLGLALCAPGFADSWWTLGLGLVLFGFGNGAIDVGMNAHAVVVERAYPRPIMAAFHAMWSIGGAIAAVIGAATLGAGVPTGVTLTGTGLLCVLLSLVSARFLMEPSDAPSAVSEEPEAAPARRRAPGRVVWLLGLLALALMLSEGVANDWAALHMEKVLGTSASTAAFAYGAFAVAMTTGRFLTDRVAAWAGPAAIVRYGAALAAVGLTIAAAAPWVPVSLVGWALFGLGLSGGVPQLFTAAGNLDTRASGALMARVVGLGYVGLLAGPAVIGGLTHWLPLNVTFALPVILCVLAALFAGVLSPKPEPAEQPVG